The following are encoded in a window of Deltaproteobacteria bacterium genomic DNA:
- a CDS encoding aminotransferase class I/II-fold pyridoxal phosphate-dependent enzyme, which translates to MICSSTSSPNRLPTSLSVAVVQLRYRSCMLRNSLYMRWASFFAFSLSPDSIASITRSTVRFSISSTSARVNMGFSMPHSPLFSQGHWRELSHITTPLQTPRCSSKSKVSQQGVSMNVAHATVSSGRHFARTAHMKLSPIKEIELAASRIPGVVSLAQGIPSFDTPEPIKAFVQQKIAEGACAKYSLTPGLPQLRELIAESLLRDGMHYDPDDEIIITCGSIEGIASTLLTLTQPGDEVILPTPSYASYQEVVRMAGCTPRFAALHEEDNFAFDIEAFEECISSRTRAILYCNPNNPTGAVFSREETLKLVALAERHDLFLIIDEAYKDFSFSKEAYFSPAQLAAVRSRIVRVYTFSKAYGMTGWRVGYLHSDAENVREILKIHDALVTCAPVVSQYAAIAALEQGEPHIAAFRQAFKERRDRTVEHLDRLSHIFDYQKPEGAYFVFPRVKDTVRWARDSRRLTLDILEQAKVALVSGIAFGPSGESHLRLNFGREMSDIDLAFERLEEYFHVRSIASSTAAIVPATQQTLDRQQKRPRYRFRHLAVPYLQSLARIFLRRTRPKIIAIAGSRGKTVMKRILGELLERRYRVRTNPRSYNTEIGLPLAVLDLEIDTHSTWTILHTLTRAAWTAFFSSEKPEILILELGVRQPGDMHQLLHTVRPDIAVLTNLTPSYSNDTAFLQTLQDEIRVLCREVGAHCHFLVDGDDPLLKEVIPVLPTPPVLLQRDQWSENGHGRRLQSSSQDYHVTREVVGESERVSIQAAVLLAERWTTLTRDDITQFLIDEEGKEPHASPHI; encoded by the coding sequence ATGATCTGTTCCAGCACCTCGTCACCGAACCGTTTACCAACCTCGCTGAGTGTCGCCGTGGTCCAGTTGCGATACAGATCATGCATGCTGAGAAATTCGTTATACATGCGTTGGGCAAGCTTTTTTGCCTTCTCTTTATCGCCAGATTCGATCGCTTCGATCACTCGATCAACTGTGCGTTTCTCCATCTCTTCAACTTCCGCCCGGGTAAACATGGGATTTTCCATGCCGCATTCTCCTTTGTTTTCACAAGGTCATTGGCGCGAACTATCGCACATCACAACTCCATTGCAAACCCCTAGATGCTCCTCTAAATCTAAAGTTTCCCAGCAAGGAGTATCGATGAACGTTGCACACGCGACCGTCAGTAGCGGGCGACACTTTGCGCGTACTGCGCACATGAAACTCTCGCCGATCAAAGAGATCGAATTGGCCGCCAGCCGTATCCCAGGAGTCGTCTCGCTGGCGCAAGGAATTCCGAGTTTCGACACGCCAGAGCCGATCAAAGCCTTCGTCCAGCAAAAGATCGCTGAAGGCGCATGTGCAAAATACTCTCTCACACCAGGGTTACCGCAGTTACGCGAATTGATCGCAGAATCACTGCTCCGCGATGGCATGCACTACGACCCAGACGATGAAATCATTATCACTTGTGGTTCTATCGAAGGGATCGCCTCAACGTTGCTCACCCTTACGCAGCCAGGCGATGAAGTGATTCTCCCAACACCAAGCTATGCCTCGTACCAGGAAGTCGTCCGCATGGCCGGATGTACCCCACGCTTCGCCGCACTCCATGAAGAAGACAACTTCGCCTTTGACATTGAGGCATTTGAGGAGTGCATCTCTTCCCGCACGCGAGCCATTTTGTATTGCAACCCGAACAACCCAACTGGCGCGGTCTTCTCTCGCGAGGAGACCCTCAAGCTGGTTGCACTCGCTGAACGCCACGACCTCTTTTTGATCATTGATGAGGCCTATAAAGACTTCAGCTTCAGTAAAGAAGCCTACTTCTCTCCAGCACAGCTCGCTGCCGTGCGTTCACGTATCGTGCGGGTATACACCTTTTCTAAAGCCTATGGCATGACTGGTTGGCGCGTTGGCTATCTGCACTCGGACGCAGAGAATGTGCGTGAGATCTTGAAGATTCACGATGCGTTAGTCACCTGTGCACCGGTCGTGTCGCAATATGCTGCCATCGCGGCACTCGAACAGGGCGAGCCCCACATTGCTGCGTTTCGGCAGGCTTTCAAAGAGCGACGCGATCGCACCGTCGAGCACCTCGACCGACTGTCACACATTTTTGATTATCAAAAGCCGGAAGGTGCCTACTTCGTCTTTCCTCGCGTGAAAGATACCGTACGTTGGGCGCGGGACTCGCGCCGCCTCACGTTAGATATTCTTGAACAGGCAAAGGTCGCGTTAGTGTCGGGCATCGCCTTCGGCCCAAGTGGAGAATCGCATCTGCGTCTTAACTTTGGTCGGGAGATGTCAGATATTGATCTCGCTTTTGAACGGCTGGAGGAGTACTTCCATGTCCGATCAATCGCTTCGAGCACTGCAGCGATTGTCCCCGCAACCCAGCAAACGCTTGACCGACAACAGAAGCGTCCTCGCTATCGTTTTCGCCACCTCGCTGTCCCTTATCTGCAAAGCTTGGCGCGCATATTTCTTCGTCGTACCCGCCCAAAGATCATTGCCATTGCCGGTAGTCGAGGGAAAACGGTGATGAAGCGTATCCTTGGCGAGTTACTCGAACGTCGCTACCGAGTGCGCACCAACCCTCGATCGTACAACACAGAAATTGGCCTACCACTCGCGGTCCTCGATCTGGAAATTGACACGCACAGCACCTGGACGATTCTCCATACGCTTACGCGTGCAGCATGGACAGCGTTCTTTTCTTCCGAAAAGCCGGAAATCCTCATCCTGGAACTGGGAGTCCGCCAACCTGGAGATATGCATCAACTGCTCCACACGGTACGACCAGACATCGCGGTTCTGACCAATCTCACCCCTAGTTATTCCAACGACACCGCGTTTCTGCAAACCTTGCAAGATGAGATTCGCGTTCTCTGTCGTGAGGTCGGAGCGCATTGCCATTTCCTCGTCGATGGCGATGATCCGTTGCTTAAAGAAGTCATTCCGGTATTACCAACACCGCCCGTCCTCTTGCAGCGAGACCAGTGGTCAGAGAACGGGCACGGACGCAGGCTACAGAGTAGTAGCCAGGATTATCACGTCACACGCGAGGTCGTGGGTGAAAGCGAGCGCGTCTCAATTCAGGCGGCAGTCCTCTTAGCTGAGCGATGGACCACACTGACACGAGACGATATTACTCAGTTTCTCATTGATGAAGAAGGAAAGGAGCCGCATGCGTCCCCCCACATATGA